One Pseudomonas lalucatii genomic window carries:
- a CDS encoding chemotaxis protein CheW encodes MSEPLKEDQGWTQIRQRLAQFERRLAEGFGIDADERDARVLARSRQWARQEEEERAEDWLEVLMFSLSGELYAIGSEHVAEVLPLAQYTPLPGTPPHVLGIVSVRGHIVSLLDLRVLFDLPLGGLSDKNFVAILRSTEMEFGLLLDRVQGMARIRRDAVQEKLANLGGVRASYLLGVTTEQRTVLDGARMLNDPSLRVMDEE; translated from the coding sequence ATGTCCGAGCCTCTGAAGGAAGATCAAGGTTGGACGCAGATTCGCCAGCGCCTGGCGCAATTCGAGCGGCGTCTGGCGGAAGGCTTCGGGATCGATGCCGATGAGCGCGATGCCCGAGTGTTGGCGCGCAGCCGGCAATGGGCCCGGCAGGAGGAAGAGGAACGGGCCGAAGACTGGCTGGAGGTGCTGATGTTCAGCCTCAGCGGCGAGCTGTATGCGATCGGCAGCGAGCACGTGGCCGAGGTGCTGCCGTTGGCTCAGTACACCCCCTTGCCCGGCACGCCGCCTCACGTGCTGGGCATCGTCAGTGTGCGTGGGCATATCGTGTCGCTGCTCGACCTGCGCGTGTTGTTCGATCTGCCGCTCGGCGGTCTTTCCGACAAAAACTTCGTGGCCATCCTGCGCAGTACCGAGATGGAGTTCGGCCTGCTGCTCGACCGGGTCCAGGGAATGGCGCGGATACGCCGCGATGCGGTCCAGGAAAAACTGGCCAATCTCGGCGGCGTTCGCGCCAGCTACCTGCTCGGGGTCACCACGGAGCAACGCACGGTGCTGGATGGCGCGCGGATGCTGAATGACCCGAGTCTGCGGGTGATGGATGAGGAGTAG